The nucleotide window CAATATCGAGTTAAGTGACGGCCGGTTGACCGGTGGCTTGGCGGTGTGGGCGGCCCAAGCCTGATGGCCAATCACAAGATCGAAATTCGCCGGCGCAATATCGAGAAAATCTTGCAGGCGGCGGAAAAGGTGTTTGCCGAGAAAGGCTACGGCGCCACCTCCATGGGGGACATCGCCGAGCAGGCCGAATTGCCACGCTCCAACCTGCACTATTACTTCAGCACCAAGGACGAGTTGTTCCGCGCGGTGCTGCAGGACTTGCTGGATGTATGGAAGCAGGACGCACTGTGTTTCGAGAACTTCGACGACCCGCGCGTGGTGCTGACCAGCTACATCAGGGCGAAGATGGGCCATTCGCGCTCGCGGCCCCTGGGCTCGAAGATTTGGGCCGAAGAGATGCTGCACGGGGCGCCGGTGCTTGGGGTGAACCTGGATGACAGCCTGGTGCCTTGGGCGAAATTGAAGGAAGCCAAGATCCGCCGTTGGGTGGAGGAGGGGCGTATTCTGCCGGTAGAGCCGTCGGCATTGCTGTACATGATCTGGGCGTCTACCCAGCACTATGCCGACTTTGGTTACCAGGTGCAGTTGCTCAATGGTGGCGAGATGCTGTCGGACATGGCGTTCGAGAGTGCGGTGCAGACGGTGACCAGCGTGATCTTGCGGGGGATCGGGCTGGAGCCTTGAACCGGCGATGGGGGCCGCTGTGCGGCCCTTCGCGGGCTTGCCCGTTCCCACAGGGGCTGCGCAAAACCTGTGGGAGCGGGCAAGCCCGCGAAGGGCTGCACAGCAGCCCCCATTGCTTCAACTGGCCTCGCGGTAGGGGTTACGCGGGTCCTGTGTCCAGTTCAGGTACGGCTTGCCGGTATCCTGCGCCTGCATCTCGATGCAGTTTTCAACCGGGCAGGTGATCTGACACAGGTTGCAGCCCACGCATTCCTCTTCGATCACGCTGTAGGCATGTGTGCCATCTGCCTTCAGCGTGCTGGCAATGGCCTGGTGCGAGGTATCCTCACAGGCGATGTGGCAGCGCCCACAGCCAATGCACGCCTCCTGATCGATGTGCGCCACCGATTTATAGTTGATGTCCAGGTACTTCCAGTCAGTGGTGTGCCCCACCGCCTGCCCGCGGAACGCTTCGACAGTGTGATGCCCATGCTGGTCCATCCAGCGCGCCAGGCCGTCCTTCATGTCCTCGACAATACGGAACCCGTGCAGCATCGCCGCCGTGCACACCTGCACGGCGCCACTGCCCAGGGCGATGAACTCCGCCGCATCACGCCAGTTGCCGATGCCGCCAATGCCGCAGATCGGCAAGCTGCGTGTTTCCGGGTCGCGGGCAATTTCCGCCACCATGTTCAGGGCAATCGGCTTCACTGCCGAGCCGCAATAACCGCCATGGGTGCTCTGATCACCGACGATGGGGTGGGCGACCATGCGGTCCAGGTCGACGCTGGTGATGGAGTTGATGGTGTTGATCAACGACACCGCATCGGCCCCGCCGCGGTGCGCAGCGCGAGCCGACTGGCGGATGTCGGTGATGTTCGGCGTGAGCTTGACGATCACCGGCAGCGAGCAGTACGTCTTGCACCAGCGGGTGACCAGCTCCACGTATTCCGGCACCTGGCCGACTGCCGCACCCATGCCACGTTCCGGCATGCCGTGCGGGCAGCCGAAGTTCAGCTCGATGCCATCGGCACCGGTGGCTTCCACCAGCGGCAGGATGAACTTCCAAGAGTCCTCCACGCACGGCACCATCAGCGACACGATCAAGGCTCGGTCGGGCCAGTCTTTCTTCACCTGGGTGATTTCGCGCAGGTTGATTTCCAGCGAACGGTCCGTTATCAGCTCGATATTGTTGATGCCCTGCACCAGGCGGTTGGCGCCGTAGTGCGCCGAATAGCGCGACGACACGTTGACCGCCGCCGGGTCCTCGCCCAGGGTTTTCCAGACCACGCCGCCCCAACCGGCCTCGAAGGCGCGGACCACGTTGTAGGCCTTGTCGGTTGGCGGTGCGGACGCCAGCCAGAACGGGTTGGGTGCCTTGATGCCGGCAAATACGATAGACAAGTCGGCCATTTACGCTGCCTCCACGTTGAGCATGAGTTGGGCATGGATGGCTTCGGCGGCCAGCTTGCCGTGCTGCACGGCCTGGACGGTAAGGTCCTGGCCCAGGGCGGTGCAGTCGCCGCCGGCATACACGCCCGGCAGGCTGGTCTGCAGGGTTTCGTCAACGCGAATGCGCTCACCCTCGCGGGCCAGTTGCGCCGCCACCGGGTCGACGAGGCAGGCATCGTCGAAGCGCTGGCCGATGGCCTTGAAGATGGCATCGGCGGCCAGCTCGAAGGTTTCGCCGGTGTCGCGCAGGCGGCCGTCCGCCAGCTCGGTGCGGGCGAAGCGCATGCCGCGCACCTTGCCGGCGTCGTCCAGCAGCACGGCGTCGGGGCGGGCCCAGGTGTGCAGCCGCACCTGGTTGGCCTTGGCGATGTCCTGCTCGTGGCCGGTGGCGCCCATGTCGGTGTGGCCACGGCGGTACACCAGGTTGACGTCGCGGGCCCCCAGGCGGCTCATCTGCACGGCCATGTCGATGGCGGTATTGCCAGCACCGATCACCAGGCAGCGGTCGGCCAAGGGTAGCTGGCTCAGGTCATCGGCCTGGCGCAACTCGCGGATGTATTCGGTAGCGGCGAGCACGCCCGGGGATTCTT belongs to Pseudomonas putida NBRC 14164 and includes:
- the preA gene encoding NAD-dependent dihydropyrimidine dehydrogenase subunit PreA, with translation MADLSIVFAGIKAPNPFWLASAPPTDKAYNVVRAFEAGWGGVVWKTLGEDPAAVNVSSRYSAHYGANRLVQGINNIELITDRSLEINLREITQVKKDWPDRALIVSLMVPCVEDSWKFILPLVEATGADGIELNFGCPHGMPERGMGAAVGQVPEYVELVTRWCKTYCSLPVIVKLTPNITDIRQSARAAHRGGADAVSLINTINSITSVDLDRMVAHPIVGDQSTHGGYCGSAVKPIALNMVAEIARDPETRSLPICGIGGIGNWRDAAEFIALGSGAVQVCTAAMLHGFRIVEDMKDGLARWMDQHGHHTVEAFRGQAVGHTTDWKYLDINYKSVAHIDQEACIGCGRCHIACEDTSHQAIASTLKADGTHAYSVIEEECVGCNLCQITCPVENCIEMQAQDTGKPYLNWTQDPRNPYREAS
- a CDS encoding TetR/AcrR family transcriptional regulator encodes the protein MANHKIEIRRRNIEKILQAAEKVFAEKGYGATSMGDIAEQAELPRSNLHYYFSTKDELFRAVLQDLLDVWKQDALCFENFDDPRVVLTSYIRAKMGHSRSRPLGSKIWAEEMLHGAPVLGVNLDDSLVPWAKLKEAKIRRWVEEGRILPVEPSALLYMIWASTQHYADFGYQVQLLNGGEMLSDMAFESAVQTVTSVILRGIGLEP